Within the Peromyscus maniculatus bairdii isolate BWxNUB_F1_BW_parent chromosome 2, HU_Pman_BW_mat_3.1, whole genome shotgun sequence genome, the region GCCCCATGCCTCCCAGAGTGGGGGAGTTGAGTCCTGACAGAAGCAATAGAGCCTCTGGCATCCCTGAGAAGCAAGCATCCCTAGGGAGAGAGGCATCATATTCTAGATACTGGGGCATGAAGGAAGTGTGGCCAGCTGCGGACAAGTCCCAGGGCACCTGAGTGGGTCAGCAAAGGTCAAGAGACTGGATTTAGATTCACCACTGACTCATGGCTCTGCTAGGCCTGGGTCTTTCCCGCTGAGCCAAAGGCCTCCCCCCCTCAGCACACAGCTCTGAAGTAAGGAAGTCATCCAAGCCCCACCCTAGCTGTGCCCTGAAGCGGAAATGTTTGTCCTTGTTGAGGCTGATGGGAAAATGTAAAGCTATGACGTACTCTTTCCTGTGAGCCCAGATACTGGATTCCTAAGAAGCCGCCCCCACAGTCTCAAGGTTTTAGCACATCCCAGGCCCCTGTGGCTTGTTCACAAATGGCCAGGCCAGATGACTGGCCACTTCATAAAAAACAGGGGCTCGAAAGCAAGCACCCTTCTGATGAGCACAGCTACCCCCTCATCTGCAATACTCCAGAACTCcaagccccctcccccgcccccccataaCTCAGGTACTCTCTCCCTGCAGCAGGTGCCCATAACATTAACACTTAGGTTATTCCAGAGTCTGGCTGGAGGGAGGAGTCCTGGGAAGGAGGGGCATGCTTGCTACAGCCATCCCATGGTAACTGCACAACAAAGCCTTCCCTGCCCACAGGCCCTCAGGGCACTCAGTGGAGACCGTGGGGCCAGCAGAGCTTGGAGGCCAAAGGCTGCAGGTGAGTCAGGTGCCTGAGGGAGTTTCAGGGGACGAGGGCATCCATCCCACAGATGATTCtgttggaaggagagacctgaggACCAGGATGGAAGTTTGCCTCACTCGTCGCCTGCCTCCAGATGCAGCAGGTCAAGAGAAGTCACACCCTACTCAGAGCAGGGAAGACGATTAAATTCTGTACTTCTGAGGCTAGAGAGATCTACGGGAGTGACGGAGTCGGGTCTGTCCCTTCTGGCTATGGTCGGAAGAAACCCAGAAACCAGCTTCATGTTGCCATTCTGCTGGTGAAATCAAGCGGGAGGGGGGGAAAGGAAGTGGACTTTTAACTGCTCACCCCGTCAGCCTCCAAAGTGACCAAGGGAAAAGAACCCTGGGCAGAGGTTCCATGATCATTATCTAAGCAACTCCTTCCCTTGATTATATCTCTAACAGCTCTTAACCTTCTCTAAGCAGCCCACGCACCCCCAATTGATCTACTTGTTCCAAAGACACAGGTAAGAAAAGGGATATGGAGGAGCTAGACATGGTGATGTATGCCTATAGTCGACGAGGGAGGCGCTGAGTGTGCTCACACATCCTGTAATCCCGTCActcaggagttggaggcagggggatggagttcaaggccggcctcaGCCACACAAGTTGGAGGCCatgtgagacattgtctcaaacacacacacacacacacacacacacacacacacacacacctcagtttCACTGAGCAAGAGGCTAGGTGTAGGGAGCTCTCTGCCAGTGAGGGTCACTCCTAAGTGTGGATCTTCCAGCAGGCATGTCCATGGCTGGCAGGACCCTGCCATCTGGACGCCAGGAAGAGGAGACTACCAAAGACCTGGCTCTGAAATTACCACCAGGGAAGTCTGGAGGTCACCTGCCCAGCATTAACGAGACCCGACCTAcaggcccaggcccagcctcCCGTCGTGGCTCCCTGCTGAGCCTACACCCATCCTTTTCCCGCCGCAACTCACTGGCAGGACCCCTAGTAGGCCCTGGGGGTCGACGGCTATCCCTGGGCCCAATGCCCCCTTTAGGTGCGCGAGTCAGCTTTTCTGGGCTACCGCTGATGCCTGCCCGTCGGATGGCACCCTCCTACCGCACAGAACCGGCACCGGGGGAGCGCTGGGAAGCAGCAAGCGCTCAGCGGGCCCTGGAGGCAGCGCTGGAAGCCGAGCTGAGCAACGCGCGCTACTCCGGTACCGAGGCGGGGAAATTGGCACAGGCTCTGTGCGAACAGATCCGCCTTCGGGTGCGGGAGCTCCGCCTACCCCGCTACAAACTGGTGTGCAGCGTGGTGCTGGGCCCACGCGAGAGACAGGGTGTGCACGTGGTCAGCCGCGCACTCTGGGATGCGGTGCACGATGGACTGGCCTCTGCCACCTTCACCAACACTTCGCTGTTTGCCGTGGCGACTGTCCACGTGGTCTACTGGGAATGATAAGGCCTTCAAGTTCTTAAAAACGGTTTATTATCCCAggaggagccccccccccaccccctggggCTCACatcccaataaataaatgtctgttaataaataaaagtggtcCATAAATAATGCCCCCTAGCTGGGAGCTAAGGCTCAGGCTTATCTCAGGGAGAGAGGGTAAGAGACAGGGAGGGCAGGCCATGCCCAACTGTAGTAAAACTGGTCCCTGATTCCCTGGGGGATTCAGCCCAGAGCCCCCCAGTGAGGCACCAAAGGGACAGGAAGGGCCACAAAGGCAAGGGCCAGAGTCTTTTTGAGGCACAGGCCTGGGGTCGGAACCTAAGCAGGACTCCGATCCCTGAGCAGCCGCAGGGCATAGCGCAGTCGCTGGCGCAGGTCCGGGGAGCAGCCGAGCTGCCGCAGGTGGGAGGCGAGGTAAGTACAAGCACTGCGATTCCGGGCCACGAAAGTCACGAGGAGAGGCTCCCAGCCACTGAGGATCAACTTTGTGTGGTCCCC harbors:
- the Dynlt4 gene encoding dynein light chain Tctex-type 4, whose protein sequence is MSMAGRTLPSGRQEEETTKDLALKLPPGKSGGHLPSINETRPTGPGPASRRGSLLSLHPSFSRRNSLAGPLVGPGGRRLSLGPMPPLGARVSFSGLPLMPARRMAPSYRTEPAPGERWEAASAQRALEAALEAELSNARYSGTEAGKLAQALCEQIRLRVRELRLPRYKLVCSVVLGPRERQGVHVVSRALWDAVHDGLASATFTNTSLFAVATVHVVYWE